One Nocardioidaceae bacterium SCSIO 66511 genomic window carries:
- the pruA gene encoding L-glutamate gamma-semialdehyde dehydrogenase, whose translation MDAVTHPPEPRNEPVNDYAPGTPERDSLEAALKVVGGTKHELTSTIGGVQKFSEGSTIDVVAPHNHGHVLGTMGNATHADATAAIEAAAAAARPWQEMSFDDRAQVLLRAADLLTGPWRDTINAATMLGQSKTAYQSEIEAACELADFWRFNVHYARRLIAEQPISTPGVWNRLDHRPLEGFVYAITPFNFTAIAANLPTAPALMGNTVLWKPAPTQTLAAHLTMRLLEAAGMPPGVINLLTGDGLAVSEVALTHPDLAGVHFTGSSATFQHLWSTVGANIGGYRTYPRIVGETGGKDFVVAHASADPDALRTALVRGAYDYQGQKCSAASRAYIARSVWEQVRDGLVDEVRSLPMGDVADFSNFLGAVIDDRSFAKLKAAQERAKATPSLEVLAGGNADDSVGYFVEPTLVEGTDPHDEAFTTEYFGPFLAVHVYDDDAYAEELELIDSSTAYGLTGAIVADDRAAIDQARDALRFTAGNLYVNDKPTGAVVGQQPFGGGRASGTNDKAGSILNLQRWVSPRSIKETSVPPTSSGYPHQG comes from the coding sequence ATGGACGCCGTGACTCATCCCCCCGAGCCCCGCAATGAGCCCGTCAACGACTACGCACCGGGCACTCCCGAGCGCGACTCGCTCGAAGCGGCGTTGAAGGTCGTCGGCGGTACGAAGCATGAGCTGACCTCGACGATCGGCGGCGTCCAGAAGTTCTCCGAAGGCTCGACGATCGATGTCGTCGCCCCGCACAACCACGGTCATGTGCTCGGCACCATGGGCAACGCGACCCACGCCGACGCAACCGCCGCCATCGAGGCCGCCGCTGCGGCCGCCCGCCCGTGGCAGGAGATGAGCTTCGACGACCGCGCCCAGGTGCTGTTGCGCGCCGCCGACCTGCTCACCGGCCCATGGCGCGACACGATCAACGCCGCCACCATGCTCGGGCAGAGCAAGACCGCGTACCAGTCCGAGATCGAAGCCGCATGCGAGCTCGCCGACTTCTGGCGCTTCAACGTGCACTACGCGCGCCGCCTGATCGCCGAGCAGCCGATCAGCACGCCGGGCGTCTGGAACCGGCTTGACCATCGTCCGCTCGAAGGCTTCGTGTACGCGATCACGCCATTCAACTTCACCGCGATCGCGGCAAACCTGCCGACCGCGCCGGCGCTGATGGGCAACACCGTGCTCTGGAAGCCGGCGCCGACCCAGACCCTCGCCGCACACCTCACGATGCGCCTGCTCGAGGCGGCCGGTATGCCGCCGGGCGTCATCAACCTGCTGACCGGCGACGGGCTCGCGGTCTCCGAGGTCGCGCTGACGCACCCCGACCTCGCAGGTGTGCACTTCACCGGTTCGTCGGCGACGTTCCAGCATCTCTGGTCGACCGTCGGCGCGAACATCGGCGGCTACCGCACGTACCCGCGGATCGTCGGCGAGACCGGCGGCAAGGACTTCGTCGTCGCGCATGCCAGCGCCGACCCCGATGCGCTTCGCACCGCACTCGTCCGCGGCGCGTACGACTACCAGGGTCAGAAGTGCTCGGCCGCGTCTCGCGCGTACATCGCCCGCTCGGTGTGGGAGCAGGTACGCGACGGGCTGGTCGACGAGGTGCGTTCGCTGCCGATGGGCGACGTCGCCGACTTCTCCAACTTCCTCGGCGCGGTGATCGACGACCGCAGCTTCGCCAAGCTGAAGGCGGCGCAGGAACGTGCGAAGGCGACACCATCGCTCGAGGTACTCGCCGGCGGCAACGCCGATGACAGCGTCGGCTACTTCGTCGAGCCCACCCTCGTCGAGGGCACCGACCCGCACGATGAGGCATTCACGACCGAGTACTTCGGCCCGTTCCTCGCCGTCCACGTGTACGACGACGACGCGTACGCCGAGGAGCTCGAGCTCATCGACAGCAGCACGGCGTACGGACTGACCGGTGCGATCGTCGCCGACGACCGCGCGGCGATCGACCAGGCACGCGACGCGCTGCGCTTCACCGCGGGCAATTTGTACGTGAACGACAAGCCGACCGGCGCCGTTGTCGGCCAGCAGCCGTTCGGCGGCGGACGCGCTTCGGGTACGAACGACAAGGCGGGTTCGATCCTGAACCTGCAGCGCTGGGTCAGCCCGCGCTCCATCAAGGAGACGTCGGTGCCCCCGACGAGCTCCGGTTACCCGCACCAGGGCTGA
- a CDS encoding proline dehydrogenase family protein, whose amino-acid sequence MGILRSGFVTASRSPRLRSAAEHSSLLSPVVDRFIAGTDVDAAIKAAHELSADRYVSLDHLGEATTDPSAAESTVAAYVTLLRRLDDEGLTPRAEVSVKLSALGQALDADGEKIALENLLEVCKVAAEVGSTVTVDMEDHTTTDSTLQIVREARGDFPTLGTVLQASLRRTESDCHDLSGPGSRIRLCKGAYDEPISVAYRAKEEVDASYVRCLRILMTGQGYPMVATHDPALITVGEQLAIASQRSRDAYEFQMLYGIRPAHQTELAAAGHKLRIYTPYGTEWYPYFMRRLGERPANVAFFLRSFGNRS is encoded by the coding sequence ATGGGCATTCTGCGATCCGGATTCGTCACCGCATCCCGCTCGCCGCGCCTGCGGTCGGCGGCCGAGCACTCCTCGTTGCTCAGCCCGGTCGTCGATCGCTTCATCGCGGGCACCGACGTGGATGCCGCGATCAAGGCCGCCCACGAGCTCTCGGCCGACAGGTACGTCAGCCTCGACCATCTCGGCGAGGCAACGACCGACCCGAGTGCGGCAGAGTCGACCGTCGCCGCGTACGTGACGCTCCTGCGTCGACTCGACGACGAGGGGTTGACGCCACGTGCCGAGGTGTCGGTGAAGCTGTCGGCGCTCGGCCAGGCGCTCGACGCCGACGGAGAGAAGATCGCGCTGGAGAACCTCTTGGAGGTCTGCAAGGTCGCTGCCGAGGTCGGGTCGACGGTCACCGTCGACATGGAGGACCACACGACAACCGACTCGACGCTGCAGATCGTACGAGAGGCGCGCGGTGACTTTCCCACCCTGGGCACCGTCCTGCAGGCTTCACTGAGGCGTACGGAGTCCGACTGTCACGACCTGTCCGGACCGGGCTCACGCATCCGCCTGTGCAAGGGCGCGTACGACGAACCGATCTCGGTTGCGTACCGCGCGAAGGAAGAGGTCGACGCTTCGTACGTCCGCTGCCTGCGGATCCTGATGACCGGTCAGGGCTACCCGATGGTCGCGACCCACGATCCGGCATTGATCACCGTCGGCGAACAGCTGGCGATCGCATCCCAGCGGTCACGCGATGCGTACGAGTTCCAGATGCTGTACGGGATTCGGCCGGCTCATCAGACCGAGCTCGCCGCCGCCGGGCACAAGTTGCGGATCTACACGCCGTACGGCACTGAATGGTACCCGTACTTCATGCGCCGTCTCGGCGAGCGTCCGGCGAACGTCGCGTTCTTCCTCCGCTCGTTCGGCAACCGCAGTTAG
- a CDS encoding glycosyl transferase has protein sequence MPAHRAHHIAMVGVPAVSHVLPSLEIIRELVARGHRVTYANDPAVSDLIAGTGAELIECSSTLPVADNDWPDDPIAAMSLFLDNAIHNLPQLEARYGDDPADLYLYDIGGYAIRALAEVQGRPMVQLSPSFVAWEGFHDEVTAQLRQLPGADDYRARFAQWLADAGATTTDIDDFSGVPGRALALIPRAMQPKADSVDAEAVTFVGPCFNARTEPETWERPSEADKVLLVSLGSAYTRQPEFYRQCLAAFGGLPGWHVVLQIGKYTDPGTLGEIPSNVEVHSWVPQRAILDQADAFVTHAGMGGCSEGLLAGVPMIAVPQAADQFMNADRLVELGIARRIDTADATAEALRTALIELVTDQDVTRRSDQLRAEAQAEGGTRRAADLIEDVLS, from the coding sequence ATGCCCGCGCACCGTGCCCACCACATCGCGATGGTCGGAGTGCCCGCTGTCAGCCACGTCCTACCGAGCCTCGAGATCATCCGAGAGCTGGTCGCCCGCGGCCACCGCGTGACGTACGCCAACGATCCGGCGGTGTCCGACCTGATCGCCGGCACCGGCGCCGAGCTCATCGAATGCAGCTCGACGCTGCCCGTCGCGGACAACGACTGGCCCGACGATCCGATCGCCGCGATGAGCCTCTTCCTCGACAACGCGATCCACAACCTGCCTCAGCTCGAGGCCAGGTACGGCGACGATCCGGCAGACCTCTACCTCTACGACATCGGCGGTTACGCGATCCGCGCACTCGCGGAGGTACAGGGCCGCCCGATGGTTCAGCTCTCGCCGTCGTTCGTCGCGTGGGAGGGTTTCCACGACGAGGTCACGGCTCAACTCCGTCAGCTACCGGGCGCCGACGACTACCGCGCCCGGTTCGCGCAATGGCTTGCCGACGCCGGCGCCACCACGACCGACATCGACGACTTCAGCGGCGTACCGGGACGAGCCCTTGCGCTGATCCCTCGGGCGATGCAACCGAAGGCCGACTCGGTCGATGCCGAAGCGGTCACCTTCGTCGGACCGTGCTTCAACGCCCGTACGGAGCCGGAGACCTGGGAGCGTCCCAGTGAGGCCGACAAGGTGCTGCTGGTCTCGCTCGGGTCTGCGTACACCCGCCAGCCGGAGTTCTACCGCCAGTGCCTGGCAGCGTTCGGCGGGCTGCCCGGATGGCATGTCGTGCTGCAGATCGGCAAGTACACCGATCCCGGCACGCTCGGCGAGATCCCGTCCAATGTCGAGGTGCACTCCTGGGTGCCACAGCGCGCGATCCTCGACCAGGCCGACGCATTCGTCACCCACGCCGGCATGGGTGGCTGCAGCGAAGGGCTTCTTGCGGGCGTACCCATGATCGCGGTCCCACAGGCGGCAGACCAGTTCATGAACGCAGACAGACTCGTCGAGCTCGGTATCGCCCGCCGCATCGACACCGCCGATGCCACGGCGGAGGCTCTACGTACCGCGCTGATCGAGCTGGTGACCGACCAGGACGTCACGCGTCGATCGGACCAACTGCGCGCCGAAGCACAGGCAGAAGGCGGTACGCGACGCGCAGCCGACCTGATCGAAGACGTGCTGTCGTAG
- a CDS encoding type II toxin-antitoxin system VapC family toxin, with amino-acid sequence MAVVDASILAAYYTDDPRRTAAAARLASGGLLFAPAHLDVEVASALRGIAHANPVAAEAASEALRHLRRISIRRLAIAPLLERIWELRHNVTTYDAAYVALAERLSCPLLTCDARLAAAQGVHCDFELIG; translated from the coding sequence ATGGCCGTCGTCGACGCCTCGATCTTGGCTGCGTATTACACCGACGATCCCCGCAGGACTGCCGCTGCCGCACGACTGGCGTCAGGCGGCTTGTTGTTCGCGCCGGCGCATCTCGATGTCGAGGTGGCATCCGCGTTGCGCGGCATCGCGCACGCGAATCCCGTGGCGGCCGAGGCTGCGTCGGAGGCGCTTCGGCATCTCCGACGCATCAGCATTCGTCGGTTGGCCATCGCGCCGCTGCTCGAGCGCATCTGGGAGCTTCGGCACAACGTGACCACGTACGACGCGGCGTACGTTGCCCTGGCCGAGCGGCTGTCGTGTCCGCTCCTCACCTGTGACGCCAGACTTGCCGCCGCGCAAGGCGTCCACTGCGACTTCGAGCTGATCGGCTGA
- the lipB gene encoding lipoyl(octanoyl) transferase LipB, which yields MTISAERPQSRAHAGLQIRYDGFADDAVDYQHAWAIQRDLHERRAADEIDDIALFVEHPPVYTAGRRTNPLDRPTDGTPVVDVDRGGSVTFHGPGQLVGYPIAKLPQHVYVVDYVRRVEEALIRAVGDLGITCGRVKGRSGVWVPADERGAERKVAAIGVRVARKVTMHGFSLNCDVDLAWYDRFVPCGIHDAGVTSLSKELGRRVGVEEAAQLVEPHLRELLSWHDFDRSPDINAADSSTVTYGITPVVSPPGS from the coding sequence GTGACCATCTCCGCCGAGCGACCGCAGTCTCGTGCGCACGCCGGGTTGCAGATCCGCTATGACGGGTTCGCCGACGACGCCGTCGACTACCAGCACGCGTGGGCTATCCAGCGCGACCTGCATGAGCGGCGTGCGGCCGACGAGATCGACGACATCGCCTTGTTCGTCGAGCATCCGCCCGTCTACACCGCGGGCAGGCGCACGAATCCGCTCGACCGGCCGACCGACGGCACTCCCGTCGTCGACGTCGACCGGGGTGGCAGCGTCACGTTCCACGGGCCGGGCCAGCTCGTCGGCTACCCGATCGCCAAGCTCCCCCAGCACGTCTACGTCGTCGACTACGTACGCCGTGTCGAGGAGGCGCTCATCCGCGCGGTCGGCGATCTGGGCATCACCTGTGGCCGGGTGAAAGGCCGATCCGGCGTGTGGGTACCCGCCGACGAGCGTGGCGCCGAACGCAAGGTCGCGGCGATCGGCGTACGCGTCGCACGCAAGGTGACCATGCACGGGTTCTCGCTCAACTGCGACGTCGACCTCGCGTGGTACGACCGGTTCGTACCGTGCGGCATCCACGACGCCGGCGTCACCTCACTGTCGAAGGAGCTCGGCCGTCGCGTCGGTGTCGAGGAGGCGGCCCAGCTGGTCGAGCCGCATCTTCGCGAGCTACTCAGCTGGCACGACTTCGACCGCTCCCCCGACATCAACGCCGCCGACTCGAGCACCGTCACGTACGGCATCACTCCGGTGGTCAGTCCGCCCGGATCTTGA
- a CDS encoding ABC transporter permease produces the protein MNTNTTWRIVAGREISTRLRDKGFLGGTAFMLVVIAAIFVIMQIVGGKSTTYDVGVIDDQGATTVKAADAIVGADSDDAAKAKQFDTVDDAEKAVRDGDIDVALLPNDDGFELVAEDSADDTLQSALTNVVSQVGVEANAQQQGVDLDALRAGTTLSERSLDPDADTSGARSGIAFAFALIFYVTALSFGMMISQSVVQEKESRVVEILAAAVPIRALLWGKIAGNTLLGLAQVVLVVAVGLAGLAATGRTDLLSGVGPAAAWYVLFFVLGFVTLASLWSVAGSIASRQQDLQSTTLPGQVILFAPYLVAIFAGEQVKTVVSMFPVVSSMLMPGRMVEGDVPFWQIGLAVVVTIASAVVFVRVGTRLYERTLLKTGGSIGYREAFKIRAD, from the coding sequence ATGAACACCAACACAACCTGGCGGATCGTGGCCGGTCGCGAGATCAGCACACGCCTACGCGATAAGGGATTCCTCGGCGGTACGGCGTTCATGCTGGTGGTGATCGCCGCGATCTTCGTCATCATGCAGATCGTCGGCGGCAAATCGACGACATACGACGTCGGGGTCATCGACGACCAAGGCGCGACGACCGTCAAGGCAGCAGATGCCATCGTTGGCGCCGACTCCGACGACGCGGCGAAGGCCAAACAGTTCGACACGGTCGATGATGCCGAGAAGGCAGTACGCGACGGTGACATCGACGTTGCGCTGTTGCCGAATGACGACGGCTTCGAACTCGTTGCCGAGGACTCTGCCGACGACACCTTGCAGTCCGCGCTCACGAATGTGGTGTCGCAGGTCGGCGTCGAAGCCAACGCCCAACAGCAGGGTGTCGACCTGGATGCGCTGCGGGCCGGTACGACACTGTCCGAACGCTCGCTCGACCCCGACGCCGACACGTCCGGTGCTCGTTCGGGAATCGCGTTCGCCTTCGCATTGATCTTCTACGTAACGGCTCTGAGCTTCGGCATGATGATCTCGCAGAGCGTCGTACAGGAGAAGGAAAGCCGGGTCGTCGAGATCCTGGCCGCCGCTGTGCCGATCCGCGCTCTGCTCTGGGGCAAGATCGCCGGCAACACATTGCTCGGTCTCGCGCAGGTTGTGCTGGTGGTCGCGGTCGGCCTCGCCGGACTAGCAGCCACGGGCCGTACGGATCTGCTGTCGGGCGTCGGGCCGGCTGCGGCGTGGTACGTGTTGTTCTTCGTACTCGGGTTTGTGACGCTTGCGAGCCTTTGGTCGGTGGCCGGGTCGATCGCGAGCCGTCAACAGGACTTGCAGAGTACGACCCTGCCCGGTCAGGTGATCCTGTTCGCGCCGTACCTCGTCGCCATCTTCGCCGGTGAGCAGGTGAAGACGGTGGTGTCGATGTTCCCGGTCGTTTCGAGCATGTTGATGCCTGGTCGAATGGTCGAGGGCGACGTGCCGTTCTGGCAGATCGGCCTCGCGGTCGTCGTGACCATCGCCTCGGCGGTCGTGTTCGTACGAGTGGGCACTCGGCTGTACGAGCGGACGTTGCTCAAGACGGGCGGGTCGATCGGCTACCGCGAGGCGTTCAAGATCCGGGCGGACTGA
- a CDS encoding ATP-binding cassette domain-containing protein, whose translation MTVLDDVSFDVRAGRMTGFVGANGAGKTTTMRIIVGVLAASHGTVLWDGEPVTTELRRKFGYMPEERGLYPRMKVLEQLVFFARLHGYSPQAAHERAMHLLSQLGVDGRANDELDTLSLGNQQRVQIAAALVHEPIALVLDEPFSGLDPIAVEAMVELLRVEVAPTVPLLFSSHQLELVERLCDDLIILSDGAVVADGSKDELRATGIERYRVGLAAGDAAWLRDIAGVRVLDVDGPSALVELDGAEPADVLQTLVARDKVTEFAPATQPLSEIFAEVVS comes from the coding sequence GTGACGGTTCTCGACGATGTCTCCTTCGACGTACGTGCGGGGCGCATGACCGGGTTTGTCGGCGCCAACGGCGCGGGCAAGACGACCACGATGCGCATCATCGTCGGCGTGCTCGCCGCTTCGCACGGCACGGTGCTGTGGGACGGCGAGCCCGTCACGACCGAGCTGCGGCGCAAGTTCGGATACATGCCGGAGGAACGCGGCTTGTATCCGCGGATGAAGGTGCTGGAGCAGCTCGTGTTCTTCGCGCGGCTGCACGGCTACAGTCCGCAGGCGGCGCATGAGCGGGCGATGCACCTGCTCAGTCAGCTCGGCGTCGACGGGCGCGCAAACGACGAGCTCGACACGCTGTCGCTCGGCAACCAGCAGCGCGTACAGATCGCTGCGGCACTCGTGCACGAGCCGATCGCATTGGTGCTCGACGAACCGTTCAGCGGTCTCGACCCGATCGCGGTCGAGGCAATGGTGGAGCTACTGCGGGTCGAGGTGGCGCCGACCGTGCCGCTGCTGTTCTCCAGCCATCAACTGGAGCTGGTCGAGCGGCTGTGCGACGACCTGATCATCCTGTCCGACGGTGCGGTTGTCGCCGACGGCTCGAAGGACGAGCTGCGCGCGACAGGCATCGAGCGCTACCGAGTCGGTCTCGCCGCCGGCGACGCGGCCTGGCTGCGTGACATAGCGGGCGTACGCGTTCTCGACGTAGACGGGCCGTCGGCGCTGGTTGAGCTCGACGGAGCGGAGCCCGCCGACGTACTTCAGACCCTGGTTGCCCGAGACAAGGTTACCGAGTTCGCTCCGGCGACACAGCCGCTGTCCGAGATCTTCGCGGAGGTCGTGAGCTGA
- a CDS encoding response regulator transcription factor, whose translation MILSVEDDIEVVAEASDGKSAIETVTQHDPDVVLMDVQMPGMDGIEATREITSRTRDPKVVILTTFDSDEYLFESLQAGASGFLLKNSDPDDLVSAIRSVADGHALLAPEVTRRVISRFARAPGQVVRNTDRMSELTDRERDVLVLMSRGFSNSEIAADLVLGEATVKTHVSRILMKLDVRDRVKAVVAAYESGLVAPQTD comes from the coding sequence ATGATCCTGTCTGTCGAAGACGACATCGAGGTCGTGGCCGAGGCGTCCGACGGGAAGTCGGCGATCGAGACCGTCACCCAGCACGACCCGGATGTCGTGCTGATGGACGTCCAGATGCCAGGTATGGACGGCATCGAGGCGACCCGCGAGATCACCTCGCGTACGCGTGACCCGAAGGTGGTCATCCTGACGACGTTCGACAGCGACGAGTACCTCTTCGAGTCCCTGCAGGCCGGCGCGAGCGGGTTCCTGTTGAAGAACAGCGACCCCGACGACCTCGTCTCGGCGATCCGCTCGGTCGCCGACGGCCATGCGCTGCTCGCGCCAGAGGTGACCCGGCGGGTCATTTCGCGTTTTGCTCGCGCTCCGGGTCAGGTCGTCCGCAACACCGATCGGATGTCGGAGCTCACCGACCGCGAGCGCGACGTACTCGTGCTCATGTCGCGCGGCTTCAGCAACTCAGAGATCGCCGCAGACCTCGTGCTCGGCGAGGCCACCGTGAAGACGCACGTCTCCCGGATCCTGATGAAGCTCGACGTACGCGACCGGGTGAAGGCGGTTGTGGCCGCGTACGAGTCGGGGCTCGTGGCGCCGCAGACCGACTGA